One region of Roseicitreum antarcticum genomic DNA includes:
- a CDS encoding Fur family transcriptional regulator: protein MTTTIITRCEAQGLRMTDQRRTIAQVIEEADDHPDVEALHARAAALDPRISIATVYRTVKLFEESGLLDRHEFGDRRARYEDSMRDHHDHLIDMNSGEVIEFLDPEIEALQEKIAARLGYRLVGHRLELYAVPISRRAAAQPGTGDTAKARAPKG from the coding sequence ATGACCACCACCATCATCACCCGTTGCGAGGCGCAGGGCCTGCGCATGACCGATCAGCGTCGCACCATCGCGCAGGTGATTGAAGAGGCCGACGACCACCCCGATGTCGAGGCGCTGCACGCCCGCGCCGCCGCCTTGGACCCCCGGATTTCCATCGCGACGGTCTATCGCACGGTGAAGCTGTTCGAGGAATCGGGCCTTCTGGACCGGCACGAATTCGGCGACCGGCGCGCACGCTATGAAGACAGCATGCGCGACCATCACGACCACCTGATCGACATGAACTCGGGCGAGGTGATCGAATTCCTCGACCCCGAGATCGAAGCGCTGCAAGAAAAGATCGCGGCACGTCTGGGCTATCGCCTGGTCGGCCACCGGCTGGAGCTTTACGCCGTGCCGATCAGCAGACGGGCGGCGGCGCAACCAGGAACCGGCGACACGGCCAAGGCGCGCGCGCCAAAGGGCTAA
- a CDS encoding protein adenylyltransferase SelO has protein sequence MIEIAFDNSYARLPERLFAHQMPSPASDPALVVYNRDLAADLGLPDMTDAEATAVFSGSIVPDGAAPLAMAYAGHQFGGFVPALGDGRAILLGEVVDRHGIRQDIQLKGAGRTPFSRGGDGRAWLGPVLREYLVSEAMAALGVPTTRALAATLTGDPVYREGRLPGAIVTRVARSHLRVGTFQYFAARHDREGLQALTDHAIARHFPDAQNATDLLRAVVAAQAELIAQWMGLGFIHGVMNTDNSHIGGLTIDYGPCAFMDAYRPDMVFSSIDRHGRYAYGNQPQIAVWNMAQLATCLLPLIDPDQEKAIEIATEIVHDFEPQYQTAWLARFRAKLGLATAHDNDRDLIEGLLTRMAQGGADFTRTFHGLADGTARAEFAAPEAYDQWHTLWQARLASEVDPHETLRGANPAIIPRNHLIETAIWDAVAGDFTLFHKMLEATQSPFLANHPPELMAAPDADQRVTATFCGT, from the coding sequence ATGATAGAGATTGCATTCGACAACAGTTACGCCCGCTTGCCCGAACGCCTGTTCGCGCATCAGATGCCCAGCCCTGCCAGCGACCCCGCGCTGGTGGTCTACAACCGGGACTTGGCCGCAGATCTGGGCCTGCCCGACATGACCGACGCCGAGGCGACTGCGGTCTTCTCGGGCAGCATCGTGCCTGACGGGGCCGCGCCGCTTGCCATGGCCTATGCCGGGCATCAGTTCGGCGGCTTTGTGCCGGCACTTGGCGATGGCAGGGCGATCTTGCTGGGCGAAGTCGTGGACCGCCACGGTATCCGGCAGGATATCCAGTTGAAGGGCGCGGGCCGCACCCCCTTCTCACGCGGGGGCGACGGGCGCGCATGGCTCGGCCCGGTGCTGCGCGAATACCTTGTGTCCGAGGCGATGGCCGCCCTTGGCGTGCCAACCACCCGTGCCTTGGCCGCGACGCTGACCGGCGACCCGGTCTACCGCGAAGGCAGGTTGCCCGGCGCGATCGTCACCCGGGTGGCGCGCAGCCACTTGCGCGTTGGCACCTTCCAGTATTTCGCTGCGCGCCATGACCGCGAAGGCTTGCAGGCCCTGACCGACCACGCCATCGCACGCCATTTTCCCGATGCGCAAAACGCCACCGATCTGTTGCGCGCCGTCGTCGCGGCACAGGCGGAACTCATCGCGCAATGGATGGGCCTTGGCTTCATCCATGGCGTGATGAACACCGACAACAGCCATATCGGCGGCCTGACCATCGACTACGGCCCCTGCGCCTTCATGGATGCCTACCGCCCCGACATGGTGTTTTCCTCCATCGACCGGCACGGCCGCTATGCCTATGGAAACCAACCACAAATCGCTGTTTGGAACATGGCACAACTGGCCACCTGCCTGTTGCCACTGATCGACCCGGATCAGGAAAAGGCCATCGAGATCGCTACCGAGATCGTGCATGACTTTGAACCACAGTATCAAACCGCATGGCTGGCACGGTTTCGCGCGAAGCTGGGACTGGCAACCGCGCACGACAATGACCGCGACCTGATCGAGGGGTTGCTGACCCGCATGGCACAAGGTGGGGCGGATTTCACCCGCACCTTCCACGGGCTTGCGGATGGCACCGCGCGGGCCGAATTTGCCGCCCCCGAGGCCTATGATCAATGGCATACGCTTTGGCAGGCGCGGCTGGCGTCAGAGGTCGATCCGCACGAAACCCTGCGCGGCGCCAACCCCGCAATAATCCCGCGCAACCACCTGATCGAAACCGCGATCTGGGATGCTGTTGCGGGGGATTTCACATTATTTCACAAGATGTTGGAAGCCACGCAATCCCCATTCCTGGCCAACCATCCGCCCGAACTGATGGCAGCACCTGACGCCGATCAACGCGTCACAGCAACCTTCTGCGGCACCTAG
- a CDS encoding nucleoside hydrolase, whose protein sequence is MTPQKIIIDTDPGQDDAVAILLALASPEEIDLLGITCVAGNVPLPLTIKNARIICELAGKTDVKIFAGCDRPIARPLVTAEHVHGKTGLDGITLPDPVMPVQDGHAVDFLIETLRAEPAGTVTLCPIGPLTNIATALTRAPDIAARIKQIVLMGGAYFEVGNITPAAEFNIYVDPEAADIVFRSGAPLVVMPLDVTHKALTNAARVDAFRSLPGRVGPAVASWTDFFERFDKEKYGSEGAPLHDPCTVAWLLRPDIFSGRHINVMIETKGEFTLGMTVADWWRVSGRAPNAQFIGDVDAEGFFALLTERLARL, encoded by the coding sequence ATGACCCCGCAGAAGATCATCATCGACACCGACCCCGGGCAAGATGATGCGGTGGCGATATTGCTGGCGCTGGCCAGCCCTGAAGAGATCGATCTTCTGGGCATCACCTGCGTCGCGGGCAACGTGCCGCTGCCCCTCACCATCAAAAATGCACGTATTATCTGTGAGTTGGCGGGCAAAACGGATGTAAAGATCTTCGCGGGCTGCGATCGCCCCATCGCCCGCCCGCTGGTCACCGCCGAGCATGTGCATGGCAAGACCGGCCTTGACGGGATCACCCTGCCCGATCCGGTGATGCCGGTGCAGGACGGCCATGCCGTTGATTTCCTGATCGAAACCCTGCGTGCGGAACCTGCGGGCACGGTAACCCTGTGCCCCATCGGGCCGCTGACCAATATCGCGACCGCCCTGACCCGCGCGCCCGACATTGCCGCGCGCATCAAGCAGATCGTGCTGATGGGCGGCGCGTATTTTGAGGTGGGAAACATCACCCCGGCGGCTGAATTCAACATCTATGTCGACCCGGAAGCGGCTGATATCGTTTTCAGATCTGGCGCGCCGCTGGTGGTGATGCCGCTTGATGTGACGCATAAGGCGCTGACCAATGCCGCGCGGGTCGATGCCTTCCGCAGCCTGCCGGGCCGCGTTGGCCCTGCGGTGGCCAGCTGGACCGATTTTTTTGAACGGTTCGACAAAGAGAAATATGGCTCTGAAGGGGCGCCGCTGCATGACCCCTGCACGGTCGCCTGGCTGTTGCGCCCGGACATCTTCAGCGGGCGGCACATCAATGTGATGATTGAAACCAAAGGTGAATTTACCCTTGGCATGACCGTCGCGGATTGGTGGCGGGTGTCGGGGCGCGCCCCGAATGCGCAGTTTATCGGCGATGTCGATGCCGAAGGCTTCTTTGCCTTGCTGACCGAGCGGCTGGCGCGACTGTAG
- the mazG gene encoding nucleoside triphosphate pyrophosphohydrolase, translating into MTHDTTLIHAPDGGMPRLLEIMRALRDPDHGCPWDIAQSFESIAPYTIEEAYEVSDAIARHDWNGLRGELGDLLLQSVYHAQMAAEAGHFTFADVARDISDKMVARHPHVFGAESNAKTPAQQVNDWETIKASERANRAQTGVLDDVALALPALLRAVKLQKRAARVGFDWPDTSQVMDKIIEESQELIEARDTLTPAETFEEMGDLLFVMANLARHLDIDPEAALRAANAKFTRRFRAIETALAADNRAPQDSTLAEMDVLWNAAKAVEKAEKNARKESV; encoded by the coding sequence ATGACCCATGACACAACCCTGATCCACGCCCCCGATGGCGGCATGCCACGCCTGCTGGAAATCATGCGCGCGCTGCGCGATCCTGACCACGGCTGCCCCTGGGACATCGCCCAGAGTTTTGAAAGCATCGCCCCCTATACCATTGAAGAAGCTTACGAAGTTTCCGACGCAATCGCGCGCCACGACTGGAACGGCCTGCGCGGCGAACTTGGCGATTTGCTGTTGCAATCGGTGTATCACGCCCAGATGGCGGCCGAGGCCGGACATTTCACCTTCGCCGATGTGGCCCGCGACATCTCGGACAAGATGGTCGCCCGCCACCCCCATGTCTTCGGGGCCGAAAGCAACGCCAAAACCCCCGCCCAGCAGGTCAACGATTGGGAAACCATAAAAGCATCCGAGCGCGCCAACCGCGCCCAGACCGGCGTTCTGGATGACGTGGCGCTGGCACTTCCCGCTCTTTTGCGCGCAGTCAAACTGCAAAAACGCGCGGCCCGCGTGGGCTTTGACTGGCCCGACACGTCTCAGGTGATGGACAAGATCATCGAGGAATCCCAAGAGCTTATCGAGGCTCGCGACACCCTGACCCCCGCCGAGACCTTTGAGGAAATGGGCGATCTGTTGTTCGTCATGGCCAACCTCGCCCGCCATCTCGACATCGACCCCGAGGCTGCATTACGCGCCGCCAATGCCAAGTTCACCCGCCGCTTTCGCGCGATCGAGACCGCATTGGCCGCGGACAATCGTGCCCCGCAAGACAGCACCCTGGCCGAGATGGACGTTCTGTGGAACGCCGCGAAAGCTGTTGAAAAAGCCGAAAAAAACGCCCGGAAGGAAAGCGTATGA
- the gltA gene encoding citrate synthase encodes MTDKPGIATLSFNGKTIEMPMHSPSLGPDVIDIRKLYAQGDVFTYDPGFTSTASCTSTITYIDGDKGELLYRGYPIEQLAEKSHYLEVCYLLLYGELPTAAQLEDFEHRVTNHTMVHEQMHNFFRGFRRDAHPMATMVGVVGAMSAFYHDSTDISDPWQREVAAIRMIAKLPTIAAMAYKYSVGQPFVYPKNSLDYAGNFLHMCFSVPAEEYIVNPILSKAMDRIFTLHADHEQNASTSTVRLAGSSGANPFACIAAGIACLWGPAHGGANQACLEMLREIGTVDRIPEYIARAKDKDDPFRLMGFGHRVYKNFDPRAKVMKESADEVLELLGIEDNETLKVAKELERIALEDEYFVSKKLYPNVDFYSGIILDAMGFPTAMFTPIFALSRTVGWISQWKEMMFDPELKIGRPRQLYTGAPARGYIEVEDR; translated from the coding sequence ATGACTGACAAACCCGGAATCGCCACGCTGAGCTTCAACGGCAAGACCATTGAAATGCCCATGCATTCGCCGTCACTGGGGCCAGATGTGATCGACATTCGCAAGCTTTATGCCCAGGGCGATGTCTTCACCTATGACCCCGGCTTCACCTCTACCGCGTCCTGCACCTCGACCATCACCTATATCGACGGCGACAAGGGCGAGCTTCTGTATCGCGGCTATCCCATCGAACAACTGGCCGAAAAGTCGCATTACCTTGAGGTCTGCTACCTGCTGCTCTACGGTGAACTGCCGACGGCGGCGCAGCTTGAAGACTTTGAGCACCGCGTCACCAACCACACCATGGTGCATGAACAGATGCACAACTTCTTCCGTGGGTTCCGGCGCGATGCGCACCCTATGGCGACCATGGTGGGCGTGGTTGGTGCGATGTCGGCCTTCTACCACGACAGTACCGACATTTCGGACCCCTGGCAGCGCGAAGTCGCCGCAATCCGCATGATCGCCAAGTTGCCGACGATTGCCGCGATGGCCTACAAATACTCGGTCGGTCAACCCTTCGTCTATCCCAAGAACAGCCTCGATTATGCGGGCAACTTCTTGCACATGTGCTTCTCGGTCCCGGCAGAGGAATACATCGTCAACCCGATCTTGTCGAAGGCGATGGACCGCATCTTCACCCTGCATGCCGACCATGAGCAAAACGCGTCAACTTCCACCGTGCGGCTGGCGGGCTCTTCGGGGGCAAACCCCTTTGCGTGTATCGCGGCCGGTATTGCCTGCCTCTGGGGTCCTGCACATGGCGGCGCCAATCAGGCCTGTCTGGAAATGCTGCGCGAGATCGGCACAGTCGACCGCATTCCCGAATACATTGCGCGCGCCAAGGACAAGGACGATCCCTTCCGCCTGATGGGCTTTGGTCACCGGGTCTACAAGAACTTCGACCCCCGTGCCAAAGTGATGAAGGAATCGGCGGATGAAGTCCTCGAACTGCTGGGGATCGAGGACAACGAGACGCTGAAAGTCGCCAAGGAGCTGGAGCGGATCGCGCTGGAAGATGAGTATTTCGTCTCCAAGAAGCTCTACCCCAATGTCGATTTCTATTCCGGAATCATCCTCGATGCGATGGGCTTCCCCACCGCGATGTTTACCCCGATCTTTGCGCTGTCGCGCACCGTCGGCTGGATCTCGCAGTGGAAGGAAATGATGTTCGATCCCGAACTGAAGATCGGCCGCCCGCGCCAGCTTTACACCGGCGCACCGGCCCGCGGCTATATCGAGGTTGAAGACCGCTAG
- the gltX gene encoding glutamate--tRNA ligase: MSTSPVVTRFAPSPTGYLHIGGARTALFNWLYARGRGGKFLLRIEDTDRARSTPEATAAILTGLQWLGLDWDGDAVSQFDCAPRHAEVAQAMLASGHAYKCFATQEEIEAFREAARADGRSTLYHSPWRDADPATHPDAAFVIRLKAPRDGETVIEDAVQGRVTIRNDQLDDMVCLRSDGTPTYMLAVVVDDHDMGVTHIIRGDDHLNNAARQIQVYQAMGWDVPVFAHIPLIHGPDGKKLSKRHGALGVEEYQRLGYPAAAVRNYLSRLGWGHGDDEFFTDAQAQQWFDLPGIGRAPSRLDLKKLDHLTAQHMSAADDAALLHELQAYLVATDRPALSDAQKSRLLAAMPLVKDKMKNFDQLIEKARFVLIDRPVQPDEKAQASLTDVSRGILRELTPHLQTANWSRDDLETVVGGFAASRELGLGKLAQPLRAALAGRTNAPSVFDMMILLGREETLARLGDAASDAPGAPGVED, encoded by the coding sequence ATGTCCACATCCCCGGTCGTCACCCGCTTTGCCCCCTCGCCCACGGGCTACCTGCACATCGGGGGGGCGCGCACCGCGCTTTTCAACTGGCTCTACGCGCGCGGGCGCGGCGGGAAATTCCTGCTGCGCATCGAGGATACCGACCGCGCCCGCTCAACCCCCGAGGCGACAGCAGCCATCCTGACCGGCCTGCAATGGCTGGGCCTCGACTGGGACGGCGATGCGGTCAGCCAGTTCGACTGCGCCCCCCGCCACGCCGAGGTCGCGCAGGCCATGCTGGCCAGCGGCCACGCCTACAAGTGCTTTGCCACGCAAGAAGAAATCGAAGCGTTCCGCGAGGCCGCGCGCGCCGACGGCCGCTCTACCCTCTACCATTCGCCCTGGCGCGACGCCGATCCCGCCACCCATCCCGACGCAGCCTTCGTGATCCGGCTGAAGGCCCCGCGCGACGGCGAGACGGTGATCGAGGACGCCGTGCAGGGCCGCGTGACCATCCGCAACGATCAACTCGATGACATGGTTTGTTTACGATCTGATGGTACGCCGACCTACATGCTGGCGGTGGTGGTGGATGACCATGACATGGGGGTGACGCATATCATTCGCGGGGATGACCATCTGAACAATGCCGCGCGCCAAATTCAGGTCTATCAGGCCATGGGCTGGGACGTGCCGGTTTTCGCGCATATCCCGCTGATTCACGGACCGGATGGCAAGAAGCTGTCGAAACGCCACGGCGCGCTGGGCGTCGAGGAATATCAGCGTCTGGGCTACCCGGCGGCGGCGGTGCGCAACTATCTGTCGCGGCTGGGCTGGGGGCACGGGGATGATGAATTCTTCACCGATGCGCAGGCGCAGCAATGGTTCGACCTGCCGGGAATCGGGCGCGCGCCCTCGCGCCTCGACCTCAAGAAACTCGACCACCTGACCGCCCAACACATGAGCGCGGCCGACGATGCTGCGCTGCTGCATGAACTGCAGGCATATCTGGTCGCGACCGACCGGCCCGCGCTGTCTGACGCGCAGAAGTCACGTCTTCTGGCCGCGATGCCGCTGGTCAAGGACAAGATGAAGAACTTCGACCAACTGATTGAAAAGGCAAGATTTGTTCTGATCGACCGCCCCGTGCAACCGGATGAAAAGGCACAGGCCTCCCTGACGGATGTATCCCGTGGTATACTGCGGGAATTGACGCCGCATCTGCAAACTGCTAATTGGTCGCGGGATGATCTGGAAACGGTTGTCGGCGGTTTTGCCGCGTCGCGCGAACTCGGTCTGGGCAAGCTGGCTCAGCCGCTTCGCGCCGCACTTGCCGGCCGCACCAACGCGCCCAGCGTGTTCGACATGATGATTTTACTTGGCCGGGAAGAAACCCTCGCCCGGCTGGGGGATGCCGCATCAGACGCGCCCGGCGCGCCCGGCGTGGAAGACTGA
- a CDS encoding ComEC/Rec2 family competence protein: MTREETRLRGLALSLPALAGLARLADGLADRVTGPLRGRLFLWVPVCLSVGIGGYFALPREPAGLEWAALAVVVVALSLWARGGRYGLGVGPLALGLAMIGGGAGLAGLRSHLVAAPVLDWRYYGAVEGRIVEIDRSVSDAVRLTLDDVVLERMAPARTPTQVRVSLHGMAGDFITPEPGLRVMLTGHLGPPGGAVEPGGFDFRRIAWFEGLGAVGYTRSPVLALAAPEPGPGLMVTRLRMRISGAVQDRLPGAPGAFAAAVLTGDRSGIDQTTMEDLRRSNLAHLLAISGLHMGLLTGFVFAALRLALALAMPLALRVPARKIAASGALAAGAFYLALSGGNVATERAFIMVAVMLLAVLVDRRAISLRSVAMAAVIVLVLRPEALLGAGFQMSFAATIALVAVFGALRDQPGWRGYGRRRWLRPVLSLVVCSVVAGLATAPVAAVHFNRVAEYGLLANVVTVPLMGSVIIPAAVVAAVLTPLGLQAPALWAMEQGARWILTVAAWVAGLDGAVFPVAQAPPVVLPLMAISAVWLVLWPGRMRWAGAAGIALALALWGQGARPVLLIADTGGLVGVMTSAGRAVSKPRGSGFVAEKWLEADGDSATQADAAARWRDVPGALWAGVLPAGVSQEARDAAAEVPRFSLAGQRFAHVTGRATEGHLPVLCAEGRIVITDQRIRAAPAGCAVWDTRALAASGARSAGLRGDRLIWRSAHDVSGLHRWTQGGP; the protein is encoded by the coding sequence ATGACCCGGGAGGAAACAAGGTTGCGCGGTCTGGCCCTGTCTTTGCCGGCGTTGGCCGGGCTGGCGCGCCTGGCGGACGGGTTGGCGGACCGGGTCACAGGACCGCTGCGGGGGCGGCTCTTCTTATGGGTGCCGGTGTGCCTTTCCGTCGGCATCGGGGGATATTTCGCGCTGCCGCGCGAGCCTGCGGGCCTGGAATGGGCGGCGCTGGCGGTTGTGGTGGTGGCGCTGTCGCTCTGGGCGCGGGGCGGGCGCTATGGCCTGGGCGTGGGGCCACTGGCGCTGGGTCTGGCGATGATCGGGGGGGGTGCAGGGCTGGCGGGGCTGCGCAGTCACCTGGTCGCCGCACCTGTGCTGGACTGGCGATATTATGGCGCTGTTGAGGGGCGGATTGTGGAAATCGACCGCTCGGTCTCGGACGCGGTGCGTCTGACGCTGGACGATGTGGTGCTGGAACGCATGGCGCCTGCACGCACGCCCACGCAGGTACGGGTATCCCTGCACGGAATGGCGGGTGATTTCATCACGCCTGAACCGGGGTTGCGGGTGATGCTGACCGGGCACCTCGGCCCGCCGGGTGGCGCGGTGGAACCCGGCGGGTTCGACTTCCGGCGCATCGCGTGGTTCGAGGGGCTGGGCGCTGTGGGCTACACGCGCTCGCCCGTGCTGGCGCTGGCGGCACCCGAACCGGGGCCGGGCCTGATGGTAACGCGGCTGCGCATGCGGATTTCCGGCGCGGTGCAAGACCGGCTGCCGGGCGCGCCGGGGGCCTTTGCGGCGGCGGTGCTGACGGGAGACCGTTCTGGCATCGACCAGACCACGATGGAGGATCTGCGCCGATCGAACCTGGCGCATCTGCTGGCAATATCGGGGCTGCACATGGGGCTTTTGACCGGCTTCGTGTTCGCCGCCCTGCGGCTGGCGTTGGCGCTGGCCATGCCACTGGCGCTGCGTGTGCCTGCGCGCAAGATCGCGGCATCGGGCGCACTGGCGGCGGGGGCGTTCTACCTGGCGCTGTCGGGCGGCAATGTGGCGACCGAACGCGCCTTCATCATGGTGGCAGTGATGCTGCTGGCGGTGCTGGTCGACCGGCGGGCGATCTCGCTCCGCTCGGTCGCGATGGCGGCGGTGATCGTGCTGGTGCTGCGGCCTGAGGCTTTGTTGGGCGCGGGGTTCCAGATGTCCTTTGCCGCCACGATTGCGCTGGTCGCGGTGTTCGGCGCGCTGCGCGATCAGCCGGGCTGGCGCGGCTATGGGCGGCGGCGCTGGCTGCGCCCGGTGCTGTCGCTGGTGGTCTGTTCGGTCGTGGCCGGGCTGGCAACCGCGCCGGTCGCGGCGGTGCATTTCAACCGCGTGGCGGAATATGGTCTGCTGGCCAATGTGGTGACGGTGCCGCTCATGGGGTCGGTCATTATCCCGGCGGCGGTGGTGGCGGCTGTGCTGACGCCGCTGGGCCTTCAGGCGCCGGCGCTGTGGGCGATGGAGCAGGGCGCGCGCTGGATCCTGACCGTCGCCGCCTGGGTCGCGGGGCTGGACGGCGCGGTCTTTCCCGTGGCGCAGGCGCCGCCGGTGGTGTTGCCGCTGATGGCAATATCGGCGGTCTGGCTGGTGCTGTGGCCCGGGCGGATGCGATGGGCCGGGGCCGCGGGCATTGCGCTGGCGCTGGCGCTGTGGGGGCAGGGTGCGCGGCCCGTGCTGCTGATCGCCGACACCGGGGGGCTGGTAGGGGTGATGACCTCTGCGGGGCGCGCGGTCTCCAAACCGCGCGGCAGCGGCTTCGTGGCCGAGAAATGGCTGGAGGCCGATGGCGACAGCGCGACCCAGGCAGATGCGGCGGCGCGCTGGCGCGATGTGCCGGGTGCCCTCTGGGCCGGGGTGCTGCCCGCAGGCGTAAGCCAAGAGGCCCGGGATGCCGCCGCCGAGGTGCCGCGCTTCAGCTTGGCCGGGCAGCGCTTTGCGCATGTCACGGGGCGCGCGACCGAGGGACACCTGCCTGTCCTGTGCGCCGAGGGCCGGATCGTCATCACCGACCAGCGCATCCGCGCCGCACCGGCAGGCTGCGCGGTTTGGGACACACGCGCGCTGGCCGCAAGCGGGGCGCGCAGCGCCGGCCTGCGCGGCGACAGGCTGATCTGGCGCAGCGCGCACGACGTGTCGGGTTTGCACCGCTGGACGCAGGGCGGGCCATAG
- a CDS encoding CBS domain-containing protein yields the protein MLVKQILKTKGTGAVATLPTKATLTDAVALLSERKIGAVVISDGGGAVAGILSERDIVRELGARGPECLSLRVDAVMTRNVFGCKPEDKADLVLQTMTAKRFRHLPVMEGDKMIGLISIGDVVAARLSELQLEKDALTGMIMGY from the coding sequence ATGCTGGTAAAGCAAATTTTGAAGACAAAAGGCACTGGCGCGGTGGCGACCTTGCCGACCAAGGCGACGCTGACGGATGCGGTGGCGCTGCTGTCCGAACGCAAGATCGGCGCTGTCGTGATCTCGGACGGCGGGGGGGCCGTTGCAGGAATTCTATCGGAACGCGATATCGTGCGCGAATTGGGCGCGCGCGGACCGGAATGCCTGTCGCTGCGGGTCGATGCGGTGATGACGCGCAATGTCTTTGGCTGCAAGCCCGAGGACAAAGCCGATCTGGTTTTGCAGACCATGACCGCGAAACGGTTCCGCCACCTGCCGGTGATGGAAGGTGACAAGATGATCGGCCTGATTTCCATCGGCGATGTCGTGGCGGCGCGGCTTTCGGAACTGCAACTTGAAAAGGACGCATTGACCGGCATGATCATGGGGTACTGA
- the coaD gene encoding pantetheine-phosphate adenylyltransferase: MRIGLYPGTFDPLTLGHMDIISRASALVDRLVIGVAINRAKGPLFSLEERVTMIEAECADLTARTGVEIVAHPFENLLIDCARDVGAQIIIRGLRAVADFEYEYQMVGMNRALDASVETVFLMAEARHQAIASKLVKEIARLGGDVSKFVPPAVEQALRRKLD, encoded by the coding sequence ATGCGCATTGGTCTTTATCCGGGGACTTTCGACCCGCTGACACTGGGGCATATGGATATTATCAGCCGTGCCAGCGCGCTGGTGGACCGGCTGGTCATCGGTGTGGCGATCAACCGCGCCAAGGGGCCGCTATTCTCGCTGGAGGAACGCGTCACGATGATCGAGGCGGAATGCGCCGACCTGACCGCGCGCACCGGGGTAGAGATTGTCGCCCATCCGTTCGAGAACCTGTTGATCGACTGCGCCCGCGATGTGGGCGCGCAGATCATCATCCGTGGCCTGCGGGCAGTTGCAGATTTTGAGTATGAATATCAGATGGTTGGCATGAACCGCGCGCTCGATGCCTCGGTCGAGACGGTGTTCTTGATGGCAGAGGCGCGGCATCAGGCGATTGCGTCGAAACTGGTCAAGGAAATCGCGCGGCTGGGGGGCGATGTGTCGAAATTCGTGCCCCCTGCGGTCGAACAGGCGCTGCGCCGCAAGCTGGACTGA
- the gap gene encoding type I glyceraldehyde-3-phosphate dehydrogenase, with product MTVKVAINGFGRIGRNVLRALIESGRTDIEVVAINDLGPVESNAHLIRFDSVHGRFPGTVTVDGDTIDVGRGPIKVTAIRNPEDLPWDNVDVVLECTGIFTDADKAKVHLTRAKKVLVSAPSKGADKTIVYGVNHETLTADDRIVSNASCTTNCLSPVVAVLHKAVGIEKGFMTTIHSYTGDQPTLDTMHKDLYRGRAAAMSMIPTSTGAAKAVGLVLPELDGKLDGVAIRVPTPNVSVVDLTFDAVRDTTVEEINDAIKAAAADGPLKGILGVTDQPNVSMDFNHDPRSSIFHLDQTKVLGGRMVRILTWYDNEWGFSNRMLDTAVVMGKL from the coding sequence ATGACAGTCAAAGTTGCGATTAACGGCTTTGGGCGGATTGGACGCAACGTGTTGCGCGCGCTGATTGAATCGGGCCGCACCGATATCGAGGTTGTAGCCATCAACGATCTGGGGCCGGTGGAAAGCAACGCGCATCTCATCCGCTTCGATTCCGTGCATGGCCGCTTCCCCGGCACCGTGACGGTGGACGGCGACACCATCGACGTGGGCCGTGGTCCGATCAAGGTCACCGCCATCCGCAATCCGGAGGATCTGCCTTGGGATAATGTCGATGTCGTGCTGGAATGCACCGGGATCTTCACCGATGCCGACAAGGCAAAGGTTCACCTGACGCGGGCAAAAAAGGTTCTGGTCTCGGCCCCCTCCAAGGGCGCGGACAAGACGATCGTCTACGGTGTGAACCATGAGACGCTGACCGCCGATGACCGCATCGTGTCGAATGCGTCGTGCACCACCAACTGCCTGTCCCCCGTCGTCGCCGTCTTGCATAAAGCCGTCGGGATCGAAAAAGGCTTCATGACGACGATCCACAGCTATACCGGCGATCAGCCGACGCTGGATACCATGCACAAGGATCTCTACCGCGGCCGCGCCGCCGCGATGAGCATGATCCCCACCTCGACCGGGGCGGCCAAGGCCGTCGGTCTGGTGCTGCCCGAACTCGACGGCAAGCTGGACGGTGTTGCGATCCGCGTGCCCACCCCCAATGTTTCGGTCGTCGACCTGACCTTTGACGCCGTGCGCGACACCACCGTGGAAGAGATCAATGACGCCATCAAGGCCGCCGCCGCCGATGGCCCGCTGAAGGGCATCCTGGGCGTGACCGACCAGCCCAACGTGTCGATGGATTTCAACCATGACCCGCGTTCCAGCATCTTCCACCTGGACCAGACGAAGGTTCTGGGCGGGCGTATGGTGCGCATCCTGACGTGGTATGACAACGAGTGGGGCTTCTCGAACCGCATGCTCGACACCGCCGTGGTGATGGGCAAGCTGTAA